In Pleurodeles waltl isolate 20211129_DDA chromosome 5, aPleWal1.hap1.20221129, whole genome shotgun sequence, one genomic interval encodes:
- the LOC138297234 gene encoding chymotrypsin-C-like has protein sequence MFRFLLVAVLVSCAYSCGVPAHPPSTSRVVGGEDVRPNSWPWQISLQYQSGSRWGHTCGGTLIGEQWVLTAAHCISSSRTYRVALGKHSLNTADEEGSVIISPAKIIVHEKWNSFLIVNDIALIKLAEPVQVSEKIQPACLPAAGALLPNNFSCFVTGWGRLYTNGPIADNLQQALLPVVDHVTCSQRDWWGSNVKDTMVCAGGDGVVSGCNGDSGGPLNCQGDDGAWDVHGVVSFGSGLSCNYAKKPTVFTRVSAYIDWINDKIASN, from the exons CCTACAGCTGTGGTGTGCCTGCCCACCCACCCAGCACCTCCAGGGTGGTGGGAGGTGAGGATGTGAGGCCCAACAGCTGGCCGTGGCAG ATCTCGCTGCAGTACCAGAGTGGGAGCAGATGGGGCCACACCTGCGGTGGGACCCTCATTGGTGAGCAGTGGGTCCTGACAGCTGCTCACTGCATCAG CAGCTCCAGGACCTACCGGGTTGCTCTGGGGAAACACAGCCTGAACACGGCAGATGAAGAAGGATCAGTCATAATCAGTCCTGCCAAGATCATTGTCCATGAAAAGTGGAACTCCTTCCTTATCGT TAATGACATTGCTCTGATCAAGCTGGCAGAACCCGTACAGGTGTCGGAGAAGATTCAGCCGGCGTGCCTCCCAGCCGCAGGAGCTCTGCTGCCCAATAACTTCTCTTGCTTCGTTACTGGGTGGGGCCGCCTCTACA CCAATGGTCCTATTGCTGACAACCTGCAGCAGGCGCTGTTGCCGGTTGTGGATCATGTCACCTGCTCGCAGAGAGACTGGTGGGGCTCAAACGTGAAAGACACTATGGTCTGTGCTGGCGGAGATGGAGTCGTGTCTGGCTGCAAT GGGGACTCTGGTGGTCCTCTGAACTGCCAAGGAGATGACGGCGCATGGGACGTACACGGTGTTGTGAGCTTTGGCTCAGGTCTGAGCTGCAACTATGCTAAGAAGCCCACCGTCTTCACTCGCGTCTCCGCTTACATTGACTGGATCAATGAC AAAATTGCGTCCAACTAA